In one Candidatus Nanopelagicus limnes genomic region, the following are encoded:
- the gap gene encoding type I glyceraldehyde-3-phosphate dehydrogenase, protein MIKVGVNGFGRIGRNFLRASLESGADFEIVGINDLTDNATLAHLLKYDSILGRLKHPVTHTENSITVAGKTISISAERDPANIPWGKLGVDIVVESTGIFTKAADANKHITAGAKKVIISAPATDEDITIVMGVNHEKYDSAKHNIISNASCTTNCLAPMAKVLNDEFGIVRGLMTTIHAYTNDQVILDFPHKDLRRSRAAALSIIPTSTGAAKAISLVLPELKGKLDGYALRVPVPTGSATDLTVELAREVSVAEINSALKKASEGPLKGYLTYTEDPIVSADIVTDPSSCIVDAGLTKVIGTTAKVVGWYDNEWGYSNRLVDLIKYIGKSL, encoded by the coding sequence ATGATTAAAGTTGGAGTTAATGGCTTTGGAAGAATCGGCAGAAATTTTCTTCGAGCATCTTTAGAATCAGGGGCCGATTTTGAAATTGTAGGAATCAATGATTTAACTGACAATGCAACGTTGGCACATTTACTCAAGTATGACTCGATTCTTGGAAGATTAAAGCATCCAGTGACTCACACAGAAAATTCAATCACTGTTGCCGGTAAAACAATTTCTATAAGCGCTGAACGCGACCCAGCCAATATTCCTTGGGGGAAATTGGGCGTAGATATAGTGGTTGAATCCACAGGAATTTTCACCAAAGCTGCGGATGCAAATAAACATATAACAGCTGGTGCAAAAAAGGTAATTATTTCAGCTCCTGCAACCGATGAAGACATCACGATTGTGATGGGCGTGAATCATGAAAAATATGATTCAGCAAAGCACAATATTATTTCGAATGCATCTTGCACAACAAATTGTTTAGCGCCAATGGCAAAAGTTTTAAATGATGAATTCGGAATCGTACGTGGATTAATGACGACAATTCATGCCTATACTAATGATCAAGTGATTCTTGATTTTCCTCATAAAGATCTTAGACGCTCTCGTGCCGCGGCCCTTTCGATCATTCCCACATCAACGGGCGCAGCAAAAGCAATCTCGTTAGTTTTACCCGAGTTAAAGGGAAAATTAGATGGCTACGCATTACGAGTACCAGTACCAACTGGTTCTGCTACTGACTTAACAGTTGAATTAGCCAGAGAGGTCTCCGTCGCCGAGATAAATTCAGCCCTAAAGAAAGCAAGCGAAGGACCATTGAAGGGTTATCTAACTTACACCGAAGATCCAATAGTTTCTGCCGATATTGTGACTGACCCCAGCTCTTGCATCGTTGATGCTGGCTTGACTAAGGTAATTGGCACGACAGCAAAAGTTGTTGGTTGGTATGACAACGAATGGGGTTATTCCAATCGATTAGTTGATCTGATCAAATACATAGGTAAATCTTTATAA